One window from the genome of Nicotiana sylvestris chromosome 9, ASM39365v2, whole genome shotgun sequence encodes:
- the LOC138878572 gene encoding uncharacterized mitochondrial protein AtMg00810-like, with protein MKADVGTLLLDPTYYRKLVGKLNFLTNTRLDIAYNMYLKTDPTLGIFFSNSTYCSIYAYCDSDWAFYPDSRRSVTSYIVLVGDSPISWKPKKQETISLSSANAEYRSLRKVVGELLANFSYAQYSAVNKFLEEAYPYGTPA; from the exons ATGAAGGCTGATGTAGGCACTCTTCTCCTAGATCCTACATATTACAGAAAATTAGTGGGCAAACTAAACTTCCTAACCAATACCAGATTGGATATAGCATACAATAT GTACCTTAAGACAGACCCTACACTTGGAATATTTTTCTCAAATAGCACTTACTGCTCCATATATGCCTACTGTGACTCTGACTGGGCATTCTACCCTGACTCTAGAAGATCTGTCACTAGTTACATTGTTCTAGTTGGAGATAGTCCCATTAGCTGGAAGCCTAAGAAACAAGAGACCATTTCCCTATCCTCAGCTAATGCTGAATACAGGTCCCTCAGAAAAGTTGTTGGGGAACTG CTGGCCAATTTTTCATATGCTCAG TACTCTGCTGTAAATAAGTttcttgaagaagcttatccatatgggactccagcataa
- the LOC104224669 gene encoding embryonic protein DC-8, which yields MAKRTALFILWVAAMLCLCWCWGEEAVENAKQRTNLATGEMKIEGEKFKQSAEEVMHNAKEKADSLGDWASGKFSQYQEDARDEAHGLMDRARDAVADAKDSISSTAYGTQREASQKASRMAGVASDKLGDAKNLASEKGNEAMDAAADIAHRATERGKHGAYGAYEFASEKAGDASDKAKEKAHDAYISDSDKVGNAMNTASDMAADAKEGTKHKASEAYEFASQKVDDAKGKAHDVYDSASDKAGHAMNTASDIAADAKEGTKHKASEAYDFASQKVGDAMNAASQMGSDAKGKMQDKTGQAMDKASEMAGDAKEMGKDNAYNAYGYASDKMNQAKDMASNSAVNAKDTMKDKASDAYDVAPSKTDQTIKMATDKAKDAKNTTTEVLADGKDNAFGKYEDAKSNVRETYKSAKDTMNEKAKEKYEAAKEKASDAAGNLGNKMRTRTTEL from the exons ATGGCGAAGAGGACAGCGTTGTTTATACTATGGGTGGCGGCGATGTTATGTTTATGTTGGTGTTGGGGGGAGGAAGCTGTGGAAAATGCCAAACAGAGAACAAATTTGGCAACTGGAGAAATGAAGATAGAAGGGGAAAAGTTTAAGCAAAGTGCCGAAGAAGTAATGCATAATGCTAAAGAGAAGGCTGATTCTTTGGGTGATTGGGCCTCTGGCAAATTCTCCCA GTATCAAGAAGATGCAAGAGATGAAGCCCACGGATTGATGGATAGAGCAAGAGATGCAGTAGCAGACGCTAAAGATTCTATCAGTTCAACCGCATATG GAACCCAAAGAGAAGCTTCTCAAAAAGCTAGCAGGATGGCAGGCGTGGCATCTGACAAATTAGGTGATGCGAAGAATCTTGCTTCGGAGAAGGGGAATGAAGCAATGGATGCAGCAGCTGATATTGCTCATCGTGCAACGGAGAGAGGGAAACATGGTGCATATGGTGCATATGAATTTGCATCGGAGAAAGCAG GTGACGCCAGCGATAAAGCCAAAGAAAAAGCTCATGATGCTTATATCTCTGACTCGGATAAGGTAGGGAATGCGATGAACACGGCCTCGGACATGGCAGCCGATGCCAAAGAAGGAACCAAACATAAAGCTTCTGAGGCCTATGAATTCGCCTCTCAAAAGGTGGATGACGCAAAAGGAAAAGCTCATGATGTTTATGACTCTGCCTCGGATAAGGCAGGGCATGCGATGAACACAGCCTCGGACATCGCAGCCGACGCCAAAGAAGGAACCAAACATAAAGCTTCTGAGGCCTATGATTTTGCCTCTCAGAAAGTGGGCGATGCCATGAACGCAGCTTCCCAAATGGGCAGTGACGCCAAGGGAAAAATGCAGGATAAGACAGGTCAAGCAATGGACAAGGCTTCAGAAATGGCGGGCGATGCCAAAGAGATGGGAAAAGATAACGCCTATAATGCTTACGGATATGCGTCTGATAAGATGAATCAAGCAAAGGACATGGCCTCTAATAGTGCTGTTAATGCAAAAGATACAATGAAAGATAAAGCATCCGATGCCTATGATGTCGCCCCGAGTAAGACTGACCAAACCATAAAAATGGCTACTGACAAGGCCAAAGATGCAAAAAACACAACCACGGAAGTATTGGCCGATGGGAAAGATAATGCTTTTGGCAAATATGAAGATGCAAAATCAAATGTTCGCGAAACTTACAAGTCCGCCAAGGATACCATGAATGAAAAAGCCAAGGAAAAGTATGAAGCTGCCAAAGAGAAGGCTTCAGATGCTGCAGGCAACCTTGGAAACAAGATGAGAACTCGCACTACAGAATTATGA